In Bacillus rossius redtenbacheri isolate Brsri chromosome 15, Brsri_v3, whole genome shotgun sequence, one genomic interval encodes:
- the LOC134539558 gene encoding uncharacterized protein LOC134539558, producing the protein MNYIISLRLATLARKKKKLGLTQNPLPAGDGPATPTLPESPGGESSVPTVPDVTTMASSVAACTSRNTDDSTHTLSDDYQGNDDLPPLIVVYEPPLPQTDPGLSMLEGRMMVDVRHFMVQCRLLERHRCPISSSGTYFLESVNRYGLLTNFKFKCTHCNQEQQFKSEPVECLPVGRKRKCKIDTNLDINDKIVWGAISVGLGYGPLYELLSLIDMHPMSPGCFSYHENRIGEHWKAMLQKEMEDAALEEFSMAKDDGRICMVGNEEYAWTIGILDGGWSQRSYGHRYSAKSGCAIIIGFYTKKLLFLGVRNKYCTACIRSERMEKEPTPHLCFRNWTDSSTAMEADIIVEGFRFCEAKYKLQFKKFVGDGDSSVHAAIVANVSYGRDVEKIECANHVVKNLKKNLYAIAKGIHMRHLSQSKIKALCRCARGCISNCGGDAMLLQSTLLNVPNHVFGDHKLCNLDVCERAGKTANPCSYDALPRELIVGIKQAFDRVRAKSQALVMDLTTNQAEMYMSLVARMAGGKQINRSQQGSYSRRATAAGFSFQLRYKWHGQTMKAITGHSPGVTVKRLMAKRQKQQANCRRRLDMNPHVPRKSESFKPQGDKSYGPHATQPPASGLELEILTESVMRSIELTVQERNDLEVQTRDQGSSQLWMKERRKRVTASFFGRVCKMRENTSCKVTVEAIVYSRVLENAATIHGLANERIAVALYEEQTGHTVKQCGLFVDLQHCFLAASPDGLVDEDGLVEVKCPYSARELNPLDAAMQLKMFFCRVVDGELCLNRSHNYYYQVQGQLHITRRKWCDFVVWTTKGISIERIVRDDCFWLEKMESKLLRFFNNCLLPELADPCRPRGQPIREPEYIIQAQESRSKKCKISDV; encoded by the exons atgaattatattatttcacttAGGCTTGCAACATTAGCGAGAAAAAAGAAGAAGCTGGGGTTGACACAGAACCCTCTGCCTGCTGGTGATGGTCCTGCAACACCAACCTTGCCAGAGAGCCCAGGCGGTGAAAGTTCGGTCCCCACAGTGCCAGATGTAACCACCATGGCGTCTTCAGTGGCGGCGTGTACATCACGCAACACTGATGACAGTACACATACTCTGTCCGATGACTATCAAGG GAATGATGACCTTCCTCCGCTGATAGTGGTTTACGAGCCTCCATTGCCACAGACAGATCCGGGACTCAGTATGTTAGAGGGTCGAATGATGGTTGACGTTCGTCACTTCATGGTGCAATGCCGTCTTCTGGAGAGACAcag GTGTCCCATTTCATCTTCAGGAACATATTTTCtggaaagtgtcaacaggtacGGTCTgctgacaaattttaaatttaagtgcacTCACTGCAATCAAGAGCAGCAGTTCAAATCTGAGCCTGTGGAATGCCTTCCAGtgggaagaaaaagaaaatgcaaaatcGATACCAACTTAGATATCAACGATAAGATTGTTTGGGGCGCAATTTCGGTTGGTCTAGGCTACGGACCATTGTATGAACTATTGTCACTAATTGATATGCATCCTATGAGCCCGGGTTGCTTTTCTTATCACGAGAACAGAATCGGAGAGCACTGGAAGGCAATGTTgcagaaggaaatggaagatgctGCACTGGAAGAGTTCTCTATGGCGAAAGATGATGGACGCATCTGTATGGTTGGAAATGAGGAATATGCTTGGACCATAGGAATTTTGGATGGAGGTTGGAGCCAAAGATCCTATGGTCATAGGTATTCTGCTAAGTCTGGATGTGCTATAATAATTGGCTTCTACACTAAGAAATTGTTATTCCTTGGTgtgagaaacaaatattgtaccGCATGCATTCGGAGCGAACGGATGGAAAAGGAACCCACGCCTCACCTGTGTTTCCGGAACTGGACTGATTCTTCCACTGCAATGGAGGCAGACATTATAGTGGAAGGTTTCCGGTTCTGTGAAGCCAAGTACAAACTTCAATTTAAGAAGTTTGTTGGTGATGGGGATTCAAGTGTGCATGCAGCCATAGTTGCAAATGTTTCGTACGGAAGAGATGTTGAAAAGATTGAATGTGCTAACCATGTCGTGAAGAATCTCAAAAAGAATCTTTATGCCATAGCCAAGGGCATCCATATGCGGCATCTCAGCCAGTCGAAAATCAAAGCCCTCTGTCGCTGTGCAAGAGGTTGTATCAGCAACTGTGGGGGTGATGCTATGCTACTTCAATCAACACTTCTAAATGTGCCCAACCATGTGTTTGGAGACCATAAGTTATGCAATTTAGATGTGTGTGAGAGAGCTGGTAAAACAGCAAATCCCTGCAGTTATGACGCATTGCCTCGTGAATTAATTGTGGGAATCAAACAAGCTTTTGACCGAGTGAGAGCAAAGTCACAAGCACTTGTAATGGATCTCACAACCAACCAAGCAGAAATGTACATGTCATTAGTTGCAAGGATGGCTGGCGGTAAGCAGATAAACCGTTCACAGCAGGGGTCTTACAGCCGTAGGGCTACTGCTGCTGGTTTTTCTTTCCAACTTCGCTACAAATGGCATGGACAAACTATGAAGGCGATCACAGGTCACAgccctggagtgactgtgaagcgATTAATGGCAAAAAGACAGAAACAGCAGGCGAACTGTAGGCGAAGGTTGGATATGAATCCGCATGTACCACGGAAATCGGAATCATTTAAACCACAGGGTGATAAGAGCTATGGTCCTCATGCAACTCAGCCTCCAGCTTCTGGTCTTGAACTAGAAATTCTGACTGAGTCTGTGATGAGAAGCATAGAGCTTACAGTGCAAGAAAGGAATGATCTGGAGGTGCAGACACGAGATCAAGGAAGCAGTCAGTTGTGGATGAAGGAGCGGAGAAAACGAGTCACTGCTTCCTTTTTCGGACGTGTCTGTAAAATGAGGGAAAATACTTCGTGTAAAGTGACAGTGGAAGCGATTGTGTACAGTCGTGTATTGGAGAATGCTGCCACAATACATGGTCTAGCAAACGAGCGCATAGCTGTCGCTTTATACGAAGAACAAACAGGCCATACTGTTAAACAATGTGGTCTCTTCGTTGACCTTCAGCATTGCTTTCTTGCAGCTTCTCCTGATGGTTTAGTTGATGAAGATGGTTTGGTGGAGGTGAAATGTCCATACTCTGCAAGGGAACTTAACCCTTTAGATGCAGCAATGCAGCTGAAAATGTTCTTTTGCAGAGTTGTCGACGGCGAGCTTTGCTTGAATCGCTCTCACAATTACTACTATCAAGTGCAAGGGCAATTACACATCACACGAAGAAAGTGGTGTGATTTTGTCGTTTGGACAACGAAAGGCATTTCAATAGAAAGAATTGTGAGAGATGATTGTTTCTGGCTTGAGAAAATGGAGTCAAAATTGTTGCGATTTTTTAACAACTGCTTGTTGCCAGAGCTTGCTGATCCATGTCGTCCCAGGGGACAACCGATTCGTGAGCCAGAATATATTATACAGGCACAAGAAAGTCGTTCAAAGAAATGCAAAATTTCAGATGTGTGA